The Lycium ferocissimum isolate CSIRO_LF1 chromosome 1, AGI_CSIRO_Lferr_CH_V1, whole genome shotgun sequence genome includes a region encoding these proteins:
- the LOC132054524 gene encoding uncharacterized protein LOC132054524, with protein sequence MVMVMAMSTLLSLSFHPPKPIPLQSPNSTIPALQPNPLSRRLVFLTASTSLTFLLSQCPISSAQTKSLSSFLSGIANTKSWFQFYGDGFSIRVPPEFEDLTEPEDYNAGLSLYGDKAKPKKFAARFASSDGSEVLSVIIRPSNQLKITFLEAKDVTDLGSLKEAAKIFVPAGSTLYSGRSIKIKEDEGFRTYYFYEFARDEQHVALVAAVNSGKAIIAGVTAPESKWNDDGLKLRSAAVSMTVL encoded by the exons ATGGTCATGGTGATGGCCATGTCCACGCTCCTCTCCCTCTCTTTCCACCCACCAAAACCAATACCTCTGCAAAGCCCCAATTCAACAATACCTGCTCTTCAACCCAACCCTCTTTCTAGAAGACTAGTGTTCCTAACTGCTTCTACTTCACTCACCTTTTTACTTTCTCAATGCCCAATATCCTCCGCCCAGACAAAATCGTTGTCATCTTTCCTTTCAGGCATTGCCAATACTAAGTCTTGGTTTCAGTTTTATGGTGATGGTTTCTCCATTCGGGTCCCACCTGAATTCGAAGACCTCACCGAGCCTGAG GATTATAATGCTGGCCTATCACTATATGGAGATAAGGCTAAGCCGAAGAAATTTGCAGCGCGTTTTGCTTCTTCTGACGG ATCTGAAGTTTTAAGTGTCATAATTCGCCCTTCGAATCAGCTGAAGATCACCTTCTTAGAG GCCAAAGATGTTACTGATTTAGGGTCACTTAAGGAGGCAGCTAAAATATTTGTTCCAG CTGGCTCAACACTATATTCTGGACGCTCtattaaaattaaagaagatGAAGGTTTCAG GACATACTATTTCTATGAGTTTGCAAGAGATGAGCAACACGTTGCATTAGTGGCTGCTGTTAACAGTGGAAAG GCCATTATTGCTGGTGTCACCGCCCCTGAGAGCAAGTGGAACGATGATGGTTTGAAGCTCCGATCTGCTGCAGTATCAATGACAGTCCTATAA
- the LOC132054535 gene encoding uncharacterized protein LOC132054535: MSCTESLGLENFDVDDDQNIENLNDGIGVESSTSITSCKRTSVEQKEKIFPPPLSSLLKDGKPSFFLEPIRKDGRLELNEVNIDPSQTLLTSRKGGRLRLSLIPDQEEEEERMMMILMKMREKSSWRQSK, translated from the coding sequence ATGTCTTGTACGGAGAGTCTAGGATTAGAGAACTTTGATGTAGATGATGATCAGAATATTGAAAATCTAAATGATGGTATAGGTGTTGAATCATCTACCTCCATCACTAGTTGTAAAAGAACAAGTGTCGAGCAAAAAGAGAAGATATTTCCACCACCATTATCGTCGTTACTTAAAGATGGAAAACCGAGTTTCTTCCTAGAGCCTATTAGAAAAGATGGAAGGTTAGAGCTTAATGAGGTGAACATTGATCCATCACAGACCCTCCTTACTTCCCGTAAAGGAGGACGGTTGAGATTAAGTCTCATTCCTgaccaagaagaagaagaggagaggatgatgatgatactgaTGAAGATGAGGGAGAAGTCATCATGGAGGCAATCGAAGTAA